DNA from Elaeis guineensis isolate ETL-2024a chromosome 2, EG11, whole genome shotgun sequence:
tggagcatcttgaaccgactaggaatcgattcatcgaggataaatcgggagagaggttgggtgatccggaagtcaacgtcgttcgaagacttctaacCATCCGCCTGGAGCTGGACAAGCCGATGATCGATTCTTCGAACTTACATTCGTAATCGTCCAACCAtcggtgttgagaaaccccaggggtcgaacctcccgacAAATTTGAGAGTGAGGCAGACGGTGTCTgcagccgcttctccttcctcaccCGCTCCAGCTGGAAAGGAGAAGGACACCAAGACCGGTGGGTGTCGCACCGTGGCCGCCTCGCTccttctcgatgggagtgctgagacggctgctcttgaaGAGGAGATGAAAGTTGATGCGGGTGTCGGCGGTTGCTCCTGTACGGCATAGGGTGTGCCGCCGGCTGCTCCACCGACGGTTGCGGTAACTGAGTCggttgctgttggaggtttttgatcgcgtccgtcagaacggtcatttgccacacgatcgtcgcgatctgtgcctccgtggtcaccatcggatgtggagagctgggttccgccacgGAGGACAAAGGAGGGGCCTCTTTCcggtgggaagagtgcctcgctgaTCCGATATCTCTTgatcgctgagccctgatttTCATTATTTCAAGAGATTTTTTAAGCTCTATGGAGCTCGCTGGCTTACCTTTGTCAGAAAACCCCTTTCTGGCATGCCAAATTTGTTGTGGCCAAttccctcgtcgcccgatcgtcggggcCGCGCACCTGCAAGCAAAGTCCTCACTGGTCGGAGATGCTTccaacggagaccctccgacggtcaagtcagagaggagactaggcaatagtggaaaatcaggggctcagcgggggagagagagagagagctcaagagcttagaggtgcttcagagagcttgagaaagcttggtaaaacttaccaaaactgttgccttaccccgttttatagtagaatacggtatggtcccgccattaatggtgcagacaactggggagttgtcaaatcgtcaggggctgtcaaatcaccgtgagttgtcaagtcactgggattaatccatgtccttggcaggataaTGCCCCACAGCAGTCATACCGCATGTCCTTAACAGGACAACAGCctatagcggttgtacggcgtttggacgggctggccgactatatgtcggtattcggctgtcgggatgtcgggtgatgactcgagaACATCgtgggctgatctggtgccttgtggaagtcggacgttgGCTGCCACCCCTGACAGTGACTCGGTGATACTAGTTCGGCCGCCCGACCGGTCGGaaacagtatgggtctgttcggtCGGTATACCTCCGGTCAGATATTGTCGTTAGCCATTTTCGGCAGCCATCATTGGAGTCATCCGTCGGTGTCGTCCATCGGTTCGATCGGTAGAATCGGGTATCGGTCGGACCGGTTCAATGATGAGTCGGTGTACAGAGATCAGTCGATATATTCTAACACTATCTTAAATGCCTTCGGGATCGCTCAAACGGCTGTTGTGACGTTATGGACGTCGTTTTAAATGGCTAACCTTGGTCAAACAAAATCTTGATGGAATCTCAAATCTCATAGTAAATCTGTGTACAAGATATCGGCTTGGCAGTGGGATACCCTCGTTTTGGGGGAGGTATAAACCCATTTCCTCCACTTTTGTCACTTCGCTAACGAACGAAGCAGCTTTCCTCCTAGTCGCAACCCCATaagtaaaaaaagaagaagaagaagaagaaggtgataCCAAAAGGTCAACCATCAACGGGATTCTTTGTTTTGTTGGCTTCTATGGGATATTATTCGAATATAACAAACAGATAATGTTAGATGTAGAGTTAATCAAGAGCATGACGTGATGCATAAGCCTAGTTCTCTTATTAAACTAAGAAGTACCTTAACCTTCGTAAGTTATTTCACTGGCCGTACCTTGCGGGGCACTTCGAGCTCATCTTATGAGGCGCGTATGGTTCCTAAACTGGGATGCAAAAGAATCTGGGTCGAGCCATGGATTTGCGTAAGTTTCAATGGGTCTGGCACAAACAGTATTAAAGGTTTGCTGGCAGGTCAGTCCACTTGCATTCCCACTCTCCAGTAGTACTGAGAACAGAATTTTATGGTATGGTTGGATTGTTATGTGCATGATATTTTATCTAAGGGAGGGTATTTCCAAGTCATTTCCCCCCATAAGAAAGAATACTACTTTGGGGCGCTTATAGAGTGCACAAGAATATTCCTCTTGCCTGGTGATGAGAGGGATTGGTGTAACTTAAACGGattttgttatagcccaaaatcagcccaaccaagcccagcccagccaaaaaaaaaaaaaaaaaaaaacagagcaaccgggaagaagactcccggtagcgggagtcttcttctccggcgaaacccatggaaattaggactcctaggacccctcggagtcctagggttctttataagaagaccccttccccttgagaccgaagatcgacctcctccctctctctttctctccgtttttctcgatcgaaggccgcggacaccctttgatttcttgccgtgattgccgccgacgaggtctccggaggctgaggtaagttttcctcttcctctcctctttcttctccttcctccccgtgcatttgtgcgcggctgccggcgacgaaagtcgccgatttccgatcggaaaagacaccctgtttttgagctcttttccttgaatttttcggcgccagcgatcggaattgatcgccggccaccctcctccgtgaccgggggagtgattcccgtcggccgccggcctccgccgcggcggccgtggcccgaacggccggtcaaggccggagaacccccaccgtcccctgttcggcctggaaggaaccaaggaaaaagaagaagaagaagaaaaagaaaagaaaaagaaaaagaaaagaaaaaaaagaaaaaaaaaagaagaaaaagaaaagaaaagaaaataataataataataataaaaatatatatatatatatatatatatatatatatataagtaaataaataaataaataaataaataaataaaaattgaaattgatgagagagagtttctctctcttctctctcttctttcagtctgaaccctgactttctctctctggaattggactttctctctctactttctctctctagaattttctctctctagcctgtttctctctcttgatggatttctctctctctaaagttatccttctaagattagcgtagtggaaggcttcatctgatgattctgatcgagtttagagacgagtctgattttaagtgagattttgattttgggatttgttagatttaattttgaattaaaattaatgtaaaaatataattttggataataggcacagaagaatctcctagaagttagtcgatctgtccattcagtgctccgtgaaaggtaagtaatgaatcatcttctcgagatattccatatttattctgaaaataaataattattctctgaaattatgcatgatttatgaaattatgttttgaaagaaaagtgcttttgaaatgttatggtatatcgatttatgcacatgtttagtgaaagattatgatatatattgtggtactaagtgttttgatatagatcggatttatgctctcagcctaactatgtttcagtgggccccgccaatggggattatacgttggtactttgtggaccctgccagtgggggttgtgcactggtatttgtggaccctgccagtggggattgtgcgctggtatttctggaccctgccagtgggggttgtacgctggtattctgtggaccccgccaatgggggttaaacgttggtcatagtcgaggctgttgagttacgagtgttttgaatcgaatcggatttatgattatattatgtgtgaatttttgaaaatattggatttgcattaaatcagcatgaaatatatttttatgttatttgtagcattgttcttgaaaattaaataatatctgaatatctggtagagatacttgttacttactgggctgtctagctcattacctttctttctattttttcagattcagataattaatttcgaacgtgggaagaaatattgggacagagctttagaggcgagatttagcattgtcaacttcattgaacttagatttattgttttagtaaaaaattttattggatgtaagacatttgatttaattacttgaattacaattgaataataattatttgattttattccgctgcgatgcattgatatcgtgatgagatgccttgcatgcttatggagagagttcttcatgagtatgcggcggttgccgcgattcTCGATTCATAAATctcaggtcgggggcgtgacagattTGTCACCAAAAACCGACAGGTTGGTGGACCGTGAAGTTACCAATAACATAGCGATTATGGGCCAGATTTTTCATGTGTAATTAAGGACACTCTGGGCAGTTTTGTATGATaatgtttttaatttttgttatcATGGAAGGGCATAATAGGTATTTGGCCCCAAGTCTTTTTACTTTCCAGAGAGGACGAggggaatttttttttaattaccaaccaatttattaaataaaatttaaaataaaaagattgagaaaaaaaatagactGAAGGGAGATCCCATAATATCCATTTGGATTTATTTTCACATCCGAATGTATCCAGTTATAAATAGTAATTTGAGCATTTAGTTAATATTCGTATCTATTTCATAtctattaaataaaaatagatataaatatggaaAGATAATTATGCGATTTGTATTTGAATATCCGATTACatttataattctatttatttttatatagcatatatagatttttaaaaaaaataaatgatcatattcattaatttgatttatgatctacttattaatatatttgattcaatagtcataaaatttaatcatcCACTTTATATTCTTATTTATGTATCTATTATCAGTATTCGATTTGCatccatatttatttaaaataaatatagatatgaatattttatattcgaTTAATATCCATATACATATTTCCATCTGATTCGTTTTCAATTCTAGGAAGAagatagaaaataataaaataaaaactaatgacaaaaaaaatagaaactaatatctaattagatttaaacaAATATATGATAAAATATTCACTTTGGCAATTCAACCATTAAAGTGTCACAAGGGACTCTTCTGATAGACACCATATCTTTGGAAAAATATGTGATGAGTGCAAGGATGACAATATCCAATTGTACAGCCAAATATATTTGAGGCACTTTGGGTTGATTTGGCCCTTATTATCTCAATTCAAACCAGAACTGTGAAACATCTTCATTGTGGGATCAAATTATTGTCATGATAATCCAATGGCATTGTGATGGTTTCAACGGTGAAGCAACCTGGATAATCCTTCAAACTTGACACATTTATAAAACATTTCTTTTTGGCCAAATTGgttaatctaattggatagagTTGATTTGGGCTGAACCCTCCACTACTGATTTGTCCTTCAGTATGTAGAACTCGATCTCGATACCAAATAAGTTTGATTTGTCATAGCGATGATCAGCTATGAAGTCATGATTGCAGGCAAATACGTTAAAAAAAGGATTTGTCAAATCATCTCCATTCAAAAAAATGACGGAAAAGTAAAGGCACCAAAAAGATAAACCAAAGCAGAgttcaaaggtctttctctccagAATATACCCTCTAAGGAAAAAACAACCCCTTTCCAAATATAAATATATACCGAAGATCtatttgattataatttaataaattttgaaaaatatttatccaaaaaaaaattattaaaaagattattttttattatatttaattgataaaaaatatttgaaaaaataaaatcataaaaaaattattatattcgattgagaataattctatataaaaatatgattaaatttataaatatatatttttaatataaaatatttttttaatatcaatatgATGTTATcacttttatttaatttttatataataattataatcacataattttatatttttttaacaaaaatatttataaaataaatttgagaagatatcaaaataaatttaataattatatatgaaattttaatggaagtatttttattagatataaattatcatcatttaaaaatttatcaaatatcaaattaaaatttatctaatactaattttttcatgatatttatttctcatctttaaaaaaattaattcatttttttattttttatatataatataataattcaaTTTGGGATTTATTTTTCGCAGCAGGATAACCCAACCAAACGCACCCGAGACTTATTATTCCTTCGTGTACTCGGGTAAGCCGCTTGCGTCCCACACCAATAGATTCGATGGTGCCACCGTCCCCACGCACCGTGTCTCCTTCCCGCTCCTTCTCCGATCCGAATATTTCCAAGTCAACAGTCGCTTCCAGACTCCTCGGTCTATACGCATCCCTCTCTATCCCCACCTCCCTCTCTCTTGTTCCGCCGTCTGATTTCCTTCTCTATTCCACTCTCCATATCGGTCATACTCTCTTAATCCGCATTATTCCGGCACCTATCGTCGTATATTCCCCTTATTCCTCGCTGTCCCCGTCCTATTTATTTGACCCCGGGGAAGGAGCGTGTGTACCGAGGGTGGAAGTCTCAGGACAGTGGAACGGGAGGGGAGAAGAAGCGGAGCGACAGGAGCGATGGGGTGGCCGAGGGCTTCTCGCCGGCTTGCTGTGGCTCTGGCTTTGTctctggtggtggtggtggagctTGCAGGGCGGTGCCATGGAGGAGTCACCAGCTCCTTTGTGAGGAAGACGGAGAAGACTGTCGATATGCCGCTCGATAGTGATGTCTTCCGTGTTCCCCCTGGCTACAATGCTCCCCAGCAGGTCTTCAGTTGGCTCCCGTCCGCTTCAAATTTTTTCCTTTGATCGCTTTTTGGTCTGTGTGGTTGTTTGATGTCTGTGTttttatttttcctgattttttggcTCCATTGAAGTGGTCTTTCCTCgcctcattcattttttttaaaatctttattttaattttaattttaaatctgtcATAGTCCAATCTTCTTACAGTTCCTTTAATTTCTTCTGCAATCTCTAGGTATTCTTTTTAAGTTTTTAAGTGCGCGTAGTTTAATCTGTTCTTAGCTCCATGATCTGAAATTTCGTTCCTTGGTTCCCCTTTCGATCTCTGATTATAGGGTTTCTGTtagtttctttttgaaatttttttaacgcTCACTTCTTAATTTGGTTCTACGAAAATAGTTTTGCTCCATTGGTTCATTGCTTCATGCCCTTAATTATCTCTATTTGTTGTCACTTTTTTTTCTTGTAGAAAAGCCGATTTATTTGGCTCTGCATAGGTTTTTGCTATATCGAGtccttttattcttttttatttttatataactcTGTTTTCTATTCctttttctgttcagtccttgaTTCTTCTCTTCCTACCTCATGAGTTTCTGCCTCTTCGTACTTTATATGTTTGTTATATTCTTTCAGGATGTTTGGTTATTAATGTTCTTATGACTTGCCTTCACTAGAATTGACTGTGTTTTTGAGCTTTGGTATGTAATTGCACTTATGATGCTGAGGTTTTCGTTTCGGATCAATCAGGTTGGTGCACTGTCATTGACATTGGTACTGGCTTGTTTCTGAGGATTCCAAAAATATTAATCTTCTGTTTATTGTTTTAAAGGTTCATATAACTCAAGGTGACCTTGATGGTGCGGCGATCATTGTATCATGGGTGACTCAGGACGAACCTGGCTCCAGCACAGTGCTTTATGGAACTGATAAGAACAAGCTCGAATTCTATGCTGAGGGCAAGTATACACGATATAAGTTCTACAACTACACTTCTGGCTACATCCATCACTGCACTCTCGGGCATTTGAAGGTGATTTGGCAATCTCTAACCTCGTCTTCTTCTGTTATGATTTTTCACTGCTGAATCCTCATCTGTAACATGAAACTTGAACACTAAGCATGCTTTACAGTACTTTAAGCAATCAAAGACTAGTTTACAATTAGAAGAGTTTGGACTTCAAAGTAATGCAAATTCTTGTGGCTTTGCAGTATGACACAAAATACTACTATGCGGTTGGGATTGGGCAAACAATGCGACAGTTCTGGTTCATGACCCCTCCCAAAGTTGGTCCTGATGTACCATATACATTTGGTCTTATAGGTATTTATTTCTAGTTGTCTTCTGCCCCGCcccgcgcccccccccccccccccctctcaatAATTAGACAAACTTATGACAGAAGATCTTATTGGATTCAGAAGGCTGCAAAAGAAACCTTCTAATCTTTAAGTTTATTTTAATTGTGTATGCCATGGAAATATGTTTGTATAATATCCAACATTATTGATGCTAGAAACTGACCATGCATTCCTGCGATTCAGAGAGTGAAAACATGGACCATTTTTCTAGTGACTTTTTATTTAGATGCAGTTCGCATGATGTACATTTATAAATGCCACCTTGTTGACTGTAAATCTAAGAAAGTGCTTGTTTGGTGTTACTTATTGTGGTATCCACAATTAATATAAACCTACTGATTAGAATGTTTCTTTTGCTGCCTGGTGAATCCAATAAGATAACTATATTGGTGTTCCATCAGAAAAAAATACTTTCTTCTTTGGCAAATGATGCTTTTGAAGTGAATACGATTTTCTTAGTgaaattttccttttttttggtaaaattagCGAAATTTTCCTTGAAGCTTactcttttttttcctcctcgTTTTGAGCAAATGGTGGTGAACCATACACAATTTACCTGAAGTAAAATGAGTTGAAGGTATTCTATTGACATGCGATTGTTTCTCTGCTCATCCAGGATTTCTACAGACATTCCTGTCAATCAAGAAAAACCGTTGATTCCATTTCCTTTATGTAATTAAGATTGAATCTATCATGATAGGAATTACAAAAAAAGGTAAATTAAAGTGACACTGGCATATTTGACATGACAGATGTTGAGGTCTTTAGCAACATGATGGTTGTAAAGAGAGTTTGgatctcattattttatttttttaaaaaaactttaaAATCCTTTTCTCCCTCTTTGGCTTTCTGTTATGTATGggatttttttctttgcttttttttttctttattttttttattaaaaatagcattctaatgtttgacattatattCCATTCTCAGAAAACATTTTGCTTTTGCTCCTTTTTTCCTTCAGCATGAAAAGAAGTTATTTTACTGTTTAGCTATATATtccatgaacatatatgcaccaTTGGTTTATCTGTATGTGTTCCAAGATCGTAAGGCTTGTGGGTGTGTGCCTTAAACCATGATGGATCTATGCTACTTCTGCTGAGTATTTGCATGCTATCACTTGATTTTCATCTTTTTGTATCTTGTACAGGGGATCTTGGACAGAGTTTTGACTCAAATATCACACTTTCTCATTATGAATCAAATCCCACGGCACAGGCAGTGCTATTTGTTGGAGACCTTTCCTATGCAGATAACTACCCCGATCATGACAATGTCAGGTGGGACACATGGGGCAGGTTTACTGAGAGAAGCACTGCATATCAGCCATGGATTTGGGTTGCAGGAAATCATGAGATTGACTTTGCTCCTGAACTTGTGAGTAGAAAGCATATTGCATCTATATATGTTCATTGGTTAGGTTTAAATACTATTTATTGCACATTTTCACTTATGCTATAAGGTTAATTTATTATTTAGCTTATAATGTTAGATATGTTCCAGTGCAATAAAGCATCGACAGGTGGTCATGCTACATTGATGATGTCTACTAACAGCAGTTGGTTGGCATCTGTAGTTTGTGTCACCTTCAGGAGATACAGCACTAGAGAAAAGCATTGATGTAAACTTTGAGATAGCTACGTGGTAAATCAGGAAACATATTGCAAGCATTGAGCATGTTGTAGGGGTCTCTAGTTTTGCATCAATAGCTGATTGAGAGAGAGGGGTAACAGACTGGCATGGTACAAACATGTGTGACAAAGATCAGAAGACACCACAATTATGAGCAGGGCTTGGGTTTCTGTCAAAGGgttaagaaaaagaaaggaaagatttAGAAGAGTTGGATGAAAGTAGTGAAAATTTGACAAAGGGAAGAACGACAGAGGTAATTTTCATTCCAAATGGATGGGATGAAGGTGGATGGTTAAAGTTATTGGGATATCATGTTTATATTGACGACTAATTTGTTTGGGTCAATTGGTTTGGAATCACTATATTCTATCAAGCTGTATGGTAGATTATACTGTTCATAAGATTTTGAGGCTCATGCTTGTTACTTCCTTTCATGTTctaggaaaataaaattttatcttatgGATTTTGAATGCAAATTTAAACTGATTTGATATTTACAATCACAATTGAACAAGTTGGAGCACTTGTATATTTGAGACATTCAAAAGACTTAAATGCTCATATCTTTCTTGCAGGGTGAAAATGTGCCATTTAAGCCATACAGTCACAGATATCATGTTCCTTATAGGGCTTCTGGTAGCACATCTCCATTCTGGTACTCCATCAAACGGGCCTCAGCATACATCATTGTCCTGGCATCATACTCAGCTTATGGTAAGTATACATGACGCATCATTCTGGTTTTTTGATGCAGATTTACCATTTTTTGAAACATGATGCATCTTTCTGTTATTCAtatatgatgcattatatttgatatatcatttttttttccccAGAACTTTTATAAATTTTCTAGAATAAGTTTGTCATGATGAAAGAGTGAAAGAATTTTAGTGTCTTTCTATGCATTTTATTCATCAGCTTTATTAATGTGGAGTATAAGCATTTAGAACGACTGAAGTTTTTGGTCAAGTGGTTCCTTTCGGTCCATTAGAAGCTTATGTCTTGTTTCCATCCATGGAACTTATGCTTCTCTTTCACCATTACATCTTCTAAGTACAACACAGCTACATTTTGCGTTCATTGTCCATTCAAATTTAGAGAAATTATGAGTAGCTTCCTGAACTCAATTGCTTGCAGTACACAACTTTGGAATTAGATTACGACAAGCTACATTAACCAATTTTCATAAGTTGGAATTATACACAATCACACCCACACAACGCACACATGTGCGCAATGTCAACCACGACATGTACAAATTTAGAAGGGATGCAGATAATAATTTGTATCACATTAACTTGTATCATTCTGATTATTTCACCTTACTTTTGGTAAAGTAGGGTTGGTTGATACCTTATTAATGGTTAAAAATATTTTGCTTATGCTTTTTTACTTCttcatttatttattattttttatttattctgtatttatattttattttatttggggAGAGGGGGAATCTTTGGCCAAACCATTTCttctatatttatattatattttatttggggcGGGAGTGGGGGTGTTCGCGAGGGTGTCCTTGTTAGTGATTTGAATTTCATCTGAACAATGGTCATAACAAGGTTTTAAATTCTGTGGGATGGAGGTGCCTGGTATCTCTATGTAACAAAATACCTCACTGTCCCATCCCGTCTTAATAGTTATTCTGGTCATGCATCATAGTAGATATCCTCtgtctctctcctcttcttccttcttatttcctttctttttcttctatcttttttctctcctttcttttttctttttttcttatccctttctttccttttctcctttttcttctctctttcttttcttccttctttctttcctttttcttcttccttccttttttttttctctcattttttttctttcttttcattttttatctttcat
Protein-coding regions in this window:
- the LOC105053604 gene encoding purple acid phosphatase isoform X1, producing MGWPRASRRLAVALALSLVVVVELAGRCHGGVTSSFVRKTEKTVDMPLDSDVFRVPPGYNAPQQVHITQGDLDGAAIIVSWVTQDEPGSSTVLYGTDKNKLEFYAEGKYTRYKFYNYTSGYIHHCTLGHLKYDTKYYYAVGIGQTMRQFWFMTPPKVGPDVPYTFGLIGDLGQSFDSNITLSHYESNPTAQAVLFVGDLSYADNYPDHDNVRWDTWGRFTERSTAYQPWIWVAGNHEIDFAPELGENVPFKPYSHRYHVPYRASGSTSPFWYSIKRASAYIIVLASYSAYGKYTPQYRWLEAELPKVNRSETPWLIVLMHAPWYNSYNYHYMEGETMRVMYEQWFVKYKVDVVFAGHVHAYERSYRISNIAYNIVNGRCKPVPDQSAPVYITIGDGGNLEGLATNMTEPQPSYSAYREASFGHAIFDIKNRTHAYYAWHRNQDGNAVAADSMWFYNRYWHSIDDSTTFAT
- the LOC105053604 gene encoding purple acid phosphatase isoform X2, with the translated sequence MMLRFSFRINQVHITQGDLDGAAIIVSWVTQDEPGSSTVLYGTDKNKLEFYAEGKYTRYKFYNYTSGYIHHCTLGHLKYDTKYYYAVGIGQTMRQFWFMTPPKVGPDVPYTFGLIGDLGQSFDSNITLSHYESNPTAQAVLFVGDLSYADNYPDHDNVRWDTWGRFTERSTAYQPWIWVAGNHEIDFAPELGENVPFKPYSHRYHVPYRASGSTSPFWYSIKRASAYIIVLASYSAYGKYTPQYRWLEAELPKVNRSETPWLIVLMHAPWYNSYNYHYMEGETMRVMYEQWFVKYKVDVVFAGHVHAYERSYRISNIAYNIVNGRCKPVPDQSAPVYITIGDGGNLEGLATNMTEPQPSYSAYREASFGHAIFDIKNRTHAYYAWHRNQDGNAVAADSMWFYNRYWHSIDDSTTFAT